A genomic stretch from Ficedula albicollis isolate OC2 chromosome 4A, FicAlb1.5, whole genome shotgun sequence includes:
- the LOC101809596 gene encoding A-kinase anchor protein 17B-like isoform X3 — translation MPEWEERKSLLAQRRVESVRLLTVLLNRVKLASQKVDPSLSVKKGDSFSETAFKDIQQELINSLYRTHKELKRKEFKCPLTQTGSGLCCEEGDVSTFHAPTCHIVRTILNDPSPALSSDGLPGRDVCNSSAKGRGPLLITVTQDGRVIEPLCGRHHPALDVVHMQTVSEEDDCKKQKVYETDEFIHYLLNYYQTPHYARVCLEPKATANKSRWKRVVSDDGSGFDISLSNKHGQHFREVSPVQHLHNRNCSSDSNYRLVITLGELESTDRVLESKVHGGKLAKKLQVQRNDSLPVDNLPHAGLNHSLECTTLTHNKEFKQEDGKDEGTVPYGTCRSACRLKDLLEEISDSEYFREACGGSVKRAQRRYEEIYSSCNKGCLPARARERKLLVYHKNVALESQEKEISQCNSCSNSVHEGLARQCEHKKSCKRSSSKLRYEGKKNERQSREKEKNAHKMKKKRKKLSSNLLPDECGFSETDSCMQLESLRKIQRKCKKMLHKKVKFKTHHTSMAAADVTPHDGSPLQETLQRRADERKLMLRRETDTDVRGCPLFPLEIIQTNPFSDTFRGGEPRRGC, via the exons ATGCCTGaatgggaagaaaggaaatccCTGCTAGCTCAGAGAAGAGTGGAATCTGTCAGACTGCTTACAGTGCTGTTAAATCGTGTGAAA TTGGCAAGTCAAAAAGTGGATCCTTCACTGAGTGTAAAGAAGGGCGATTCATTTTCTGAAACAGCATTTAAAGACATACAGCAGGAGCTGATTAACTCCCTTTATCGTACGCACAAAGAGCTGAAACGTAAGGAGTTTAAGTGCCCGTTAACCCAAACAGGTAGTGGTTTATGTTGTGAGGAAGGAGATGTGAGTACCTTCCATGCACCTACTTGTCACATAGTCAGGACAATTTTAAATgatccctctccagccctgagctctgatGGACTGCCTGGCAGAGATGTGTGCAACTCCTCCGCCAAGGGCCGTGGGCCTTTGCTGATCACGGTGACCCAGGACGGCAGGGTCATCGAACCTCTCTGTGGAAGGCACCACCCAGCACTGGATGTAGTTCACATGCAGACAGTGTCTGAGGAAGATGattgcaaaaagcaaaaggttTATGAGACTGATGAATTCATCCATTATTTACTAAACTACTATCAGACACCACACTACGCACGTGTTTGCTTAGAGCCAAAAGCCACTGCAAACAAGTCCCGGTGGAAGCGAGTTGTGTCTGATGATGGTAGTGGGTTTGACATCAGCTTGAGTAACAAACACGGTCAGCACTTCAGAGAAGTGAGTCCTGTTCAACACCTCCACAACAGAAATTGTAGTAGTGATAGTAATTATAGGCTGGTGATCACTCTTGGGGAACTTGAGTCAACAGATAGAGTGTTAGAAAGCAAGGTCCATGGGGGCAAACTTGCAAAAAAGCTGCAGGTGCAGAGGAATGACTCACTCCCTGTTGATAACTTGCCACATGCTGGACTGAATCATTCTTTGGAGTGTACTACTCTTACTCATAATAAGGAATTCAAACAAGAAGATGGTAAAGATGAAGGCACTGTACCATATGGAACATGTAGATCTGCTTGCAGATTAAAGGATTTGTTGGAAGAGATCAGTGATTCCGAGTACTTTAGAGAGGCATGTGGTGGCTCAGTGAAGAGAGCACAAAGAAGGTATGAAGAAATTTACAGCAGTTGTAATAAAGGGTGCTTGCCTGCAAGagccagggaaagaaaattactggtTTACCATAAAAATGTAGCTCTGGAAAGTCAAGAGAAGGAAATCAGCCAATGTAACTCCTGTTCTAATTCTGTCCATGAGGGCTTGGCAAGGCAGTGTGAACATAAAAAGTCGTGCAAGAGGTCTAGTAGTAAATTAAGatatgaaggaaagaaaaatgagagacaatccagggaaaaggagaaaaatgctcataaaatgaagaaaaagcgAAAAAAGCTTTCTTCTAATCTTTTACCTGATGAATGTGGCTTTTCAGAGACGGACAGTTGCATGCAGCTGGAGTCGCTCAGAAAGATACagagaaaatgtaagaaaatgttgcacaaaaaagtgaaattcaAGACACATCACAcctccatggcagcagcagatgttACCCCTCATGATGGCTCGCCCCTTCAGGAGACCCTCCAGAGGAGAG CAGATGAGAGGAAATTAATGTTGAGAAGAGAGACGGATACAGATGTCAGAGGATGCCCTCTATTTCCTCTTGAAATAATTCAGACAAACCCCTTCTCAGATACTTTCCGTGGAGGAGAGCCCAGAAGAGGATGCTGA